The following proteins are encoded in a genomic region of Drosophila willistoni isolate 14030-0811.24 chromosome 3R, UCI_dwil_1.1, whole genome shotgun sequence:
- the LOC6650953 gene encoding glutamine--fructose-6-phosphate aminotransferase [isomerizing] 2 isoform X4 produces the protein MCGIFAYLNYLTPKSRQEVLDLLVTGLKRLEYRGYDSTGVAIDSPDNKNIVMVKRTGKVKVLEDAIQELFSGSEYSDPVMTHVGIAHTRWATHGVPCERNSHPHRSDDTNAFVVVHNGIITNYNDVKTFLAKRGYEFESDTDTEVFAKLVHHLWKKHPNYSFRELVEQAILQVEGAFAIAVKSKYFPGECVASRRSSPLLVGIKTKTRLATDHIPILYGKELRPHGQTRELPVLPRSDSTSEFMPLEEKEVEYFFASDASAVIEHTNRVIYLEDDDVAAVRDGTLSIHRLKKSLDDPHAREITTLKMEIQQIMKGNYDYFMQKEIFEQPDSVVNTMRGRVRFDGNAIVLGGIKDYIPEIKRCRRLMLIGCGTSYHSAVATRQLLEELTELPVMVELASDFLDRNTPIFRDDVCFFISQSGETADTLMALRYCKQRGALIVGITNTVGSSICRESHCGVHINAGPEIGVASTKAYTSQFISLVMFALVMSEDRLSLQTRRLEILQALSKLADQIREVLKLDSKVQELAKDLYQHKSLLIMGRGYNFATCLEGALKVKELTYMHSEGIMAGELKHGPLALVDDSMPVLMIVLRDPVYVKCMNALQQVTSRKGCPVIICEEGDEETKAFSSRHLEIPRTVDCLQGILTVIPMQLLSYHIAVLRGCDVDCPRNLAKSVTVE, from the exons ATGTGTG GAATTTTTGCATATCTAAATTACCTGACGCCCAAGTCTCGCCAGGAAGTGTTGGATCTTTTGGTGACAGGGCTTAAGCGATTGGAATACCGTGGTTATGACTCCACTGGCGTGGCCATCGACTCACCTGATAACAAGAATATTGTAATGGTTAAGCGCACTGGCAAGGTCAAGGTGCTAGAGGATGCCATTCAAGAGC TTTTTAGCGGTAGCGAGTACAGTGACCCAGTGATGACGCATGTGGGTATTGCCCACACACGTTGGGCAACTCACGGTGTGCCCTGTGAAAGGAACTCTCATCCACACCGCTCCGATGATACCAATGCGTTCGTTGTAGTCCACAATGGCATTATCACCAACTACAATGATGTGAAGACCTTCTTGGCCAAGAGAGGCTACGAATTCGAATCGGACACAGACACTGAAGTGTTTGCCAAGCTTGTCCATCACTTGTGGAAAAAGCATCCAAATTACTCGTTCCGGGAACTCGTCGAGCAGGCCATTCTACAAGTG GAAGGCGCATTTGCCATTGCCGTAAAGTCCAAGTATTTCCCCGGTGAATGTGTTGCCTCGCGCAGAAGCTCTCCCCTTTTGGTTGGTATTAAGACAAAGACTCGTCTGGCCACCGATCATATTCCCATTTTGTATGGCAAAG aATTGCGTCCACATGGACAAACTCGTGAATTGCCAGTTTTGCCCCGTTCGGACAGTACATCTGAATTTATGCCCCTCGAAGAGAAGGAAGTGGAATATTTCTTTGCCTCAGATGCCTCAGCTGTTATCGAGCACACGAATCGTGTTATTTACCTCGAG GACGATGATGTCGCCGCTGTACGTGATGGAACCCTAAGCATTCATCGCTTGAAGAAGAGTCTGGATGACCCACATGCACGTGAGATCACCACCCTCAAAATGGAGATCCAACAGATCATGAAGGGCAACTATGACTACTTCATGCAAAAGGAGATTTTCGAGCAACCCGACTCTGTGGTCAACACCATGCGTGGCCGTGTCCGCTTTGATGGCAACGCCATTGTCTTGGGTGGCATCAAGGACTACATTCCTGAGATTAAGCGCTGTCGCCGCCTTATGTTAATTGGTTGCGGCACATCGTATCACAGTGCAGTGGCTACCAGACAGCTGCTCGAAGAACTGACTGAATTGCCAGTCATGGTGGAGCTTGCCTCCGATTTTCTTGATCGTAATACACCTATTTTCCGTGATGATGTTTGCTTCTTCATCTCACAGTCTGGCGAGACAGCCGACACATTGATGGCCCTGCGATACTGCAAACAGCGGGGAGCCCTTATTGTGGGCATTACCAACACGGTGGGCAGCAGTATCTGTCGCGAATCACATTGCGGAGTCCATATCAATGCTGGGCCAGAAATCGGTGTTGCCTCAACTAAGGCTTACACTTCACAGTTCATTTCGTTGGTTATGTTCGCATTGGTCATGTCCGAGGATAGGTTATCGCTTCAAACTCGTCGCCTGGAGATTCTTCAGGCCTTGTCCAAGCTGGCAGATCAGATTCGCGAAGTCCTAAAGTTGGACTCAAAGGTTCAAGAGTTGGCAAAGGATCTGTATCAGCACAAGTCTCTGCTGATTATGGGTCGTGGCTACAATTTCGCCACATGTCTGGAAGGAGCTTTG AAAGTAAAAGAGTTGACCTACATGCACAGTGAGGGAATTATGGCCGGAGAGCTGAAGCATGGACCCCTTGCTCTTGTCGATGATTCTATGCCAGTGCTAATGATCGTATTGCGCGATCCTGTTTATGTCAAATGCATGAATGCTCTTCAGCAGGTTACCTCACGCAAGGGATGCCCTGTGATTATTTGCGAAGAGGGAGACGAGGAGACAAAGGCATTCTCATCACGTCACTTGGAGATTCCCCGCACCGTTGACTGTCTACAGGGAATTCTGACAGTTATTCCCATGCAGCTGCTATCCTACCACATTGCCGTACTCCGTGGCTGTGATGTTGACTGCCCACGTAACTTGGCCAAGTCGGTGACGGTCGAGTAA
- the LOC6650953 gene encoding glutamine--fructose-6-phosphate aminotransferase [isomerizing] 2 isoform X1 yields MCGIFAYLNYLTPKSRQEVLDLLVTGLKRLEYRGYDSTGVAIDSPDNKNIVMVKRTGKVKVLEDAIQELFSGSEYSDPVMTHVGIAHTRWATHGVPCERNSHPHRSDDTNAFVVVHNGIITNYNDVKTFLAKRGYEFESDTDTEVFAKLVHHLWKKHPNYSFRELVEQAILQVEGAFAIAVKSKYFPGECVASRRSSPLLVGIKTKTRLATDHIPILYGKDDKTPISDQDVDSGKPQELRPHGQTRELPVLPRSDSTSEFMPLEEKEVEYFFASDASAVIEHTNRVIYLEDDDVAAVRDGTLSIHRLKKSLDDPHAREITTLKMEIQQIMKGNYDYFMQKEIFEQPDSVVNTMRGRVRFDGNAIVLGGIKDYIPEIKRCRRLMLIGCGTSYHSAVATRQLLEELTELPVMVELASDFLDRNTPIFRDDVCFFISQSGETADTLMALRYCKQRGALIVGITNTVGSSICRESHCGVHINAGPEIGVASTKAYTSQFISLVMFALVMSEDRLSLQTRRLEILQALSKLADQIREVLKLDSKVQELAKDLYQHKSLLIMGRGYNFATCLEGALKVKELTYMHSEGIMAGELKHGPLALVDDSMPVLMIVLRDPVYVKCMNALQQVTSRKGCPVIICEEGDEETKAFSSRHLEIPRTVDCLQGILTVIPMQLLSYHIAVLRGCDVDCPRNLAKSVTVE; encoded by the exons ATGTGTG GAATTTTTGCATATCTAAATTACCTGACGCCCAAGTCTCGCCAGGAAGTGTTGGATCTTTTGGTGACAGGGCTTAAGCGATTGGAATACCGTGGTTATGACTCCACTGGCGTGGCCATCGACTCACCTGATAACAAGAATATTGTAATGGTTAAGCGCACTGGCAAGGTCAAGGTGCTAGAGGATGCCATTCAAGAGC TTTTTAGCGGTAGCGAGTACAGTGACCCAGTGATGACGCATGTGGGTATTGCCCACACACGTTGGGCAACTCACGGTGTGCCCTGTGAAAGGAACTCTCATCCACACCGCTCCGATGATACCAATGCGTTCGTTGTAGTCCACAATGGCATTATCACCAACTACAATGATGTGAAGACCTTCTTGGCCAAGAGAGGCTACGAATTCGAATCGGACACAGACACTGAAGTGTTTGCCAAGCTTGTCCATCACTTGTGGAAAAAGCATCCAAATTACTCGTTCCGGGAACTCGTCGAGCAGGCCATTCTACAAGTG GAAGGCGCATTTGCCATTGCCGTAAAGTCCAAGTATTTCCCCGGTGAATGTGTTGCCTCGCGCAGAAGCTCTCCCCTTTTGGTTGGTATTAAGACAAAGACTCGTCTGGCCACCGATCATATTCCCATTTTGTATGGCAAAG ATGACAAGACGCCAATCTCTGACCAAG ACGTCGACTCCGGCAAGCCTCAAG aATTGCGTCCACATGGACAAACTCGTGAATTGCCAGTTTTGCCCCGTTCGGACAGTACATCTGAATTTATGCCCCTCGAAGAGAAGGAAGTGGAATATTTCTTTGCCTCAGATGCCTCAGCTGTTATCGAGCACACGAATCGTGTTATTTACCTCGAG GACGATGATGTCGCCGCTGTACGTGATGGAACCCTAAGCATTCATCGCTTGAAGAAGAGTCTGGATGACCCACATGCACGTGAGATCACCACCCTCAAAATGGAGATCCAACAGATCATGAAGGGCAACTATGACTACTTCATGCAAAAGGAGATTTTCGAGCAACCCGACTCTGTGGTCAACACCATGCGTGGCCGTGTCCGCTTTGATGGCAACGCCATTGTCTTGGGTGGCATCAAGGACTACATTCCTGAGATTAAGCGCTGTCGCCGCCTTATGTTAATTGGTTGCGGCACATCGTATCACAGTGCAGTGGCTACCAGACAGCTGCTCGAAGAACTGACTGAATTGCCAGTCATGGTGGAGCTTGCCTCCGATTTTCTTGATCGTAATACACCTATTTTCCGTGATGATGTTTGCTTCTTCATCTCACAGTCTGGCGAGACAGCCGACACATTGATGGCCCTGCGATACTGCAAACAGCGGGGAGCCCTTATTGTGGGCATTACCAACACGGTGGGCAGCAGTATCTGTCGCGAATCACATTGCGGAGTCCATATCAATGCTGGGCCAGAAATCGGTGTTGCCTCAACTAAGGCTTACACTTCACAGTTCATTTCGTTGGTTATGTTCGCATTGGTCATGTCCGAGGATAGGTTATCGCTTCAAACTCGTCGCCTGGAGATTCTTCAGGCCTTGTCCAAGCTGGCAGATCAGATTCGCGAAGTCCTAAAGTTGGACTCAAAGGTTCAAGAGTTGGCAAAGGATCTGTATCAGCACAAGTCTCTGCTGATTATGGGTCGTGGCTACAATTTCGCCACATGTCTGGAAGGAGCTTTG AAAGTAAAAGAGTTGACCTACATGCACAGTGAGGGAATTATGGCCGGAGAGCTGAAGCATGGACCCCTTGCTCTTGTCGATGATTCTATGCCAGTGCTAATGATCGTATTGCGCGATCCTGTTTATGTCAAATGCATGAATGCTCTTCAGCAGGTTACCTCACGCAAGGGATGCCCTGTGATTATTTGCGAAGAGGGAGACGAGGAGACAAAGGCATTCTCATCACGTCACTTGGAGATTCCCCGCACCGTTGACTGTCTACAGGGAATTCTGACAGTTATTCCCATGCAGCTGCTATCCTACCACATTGCCGTACTCCGTGGCTGTGATGTTGACTGCCCACGTAACTTGGCCAAGTCGGTGACGGTCGAGTAA
- the LOC6650953 gene encoding glutamine--fructose-6-phosphate aminotransferase [isomerizing] 2 isoform X5, which produces MCGIFAYLNYLTPKSRQEVLDLLVTGLKRLEYRGYDSTGVAIDSPDNKNIVMVKRTGKVKVLEDAIQELFSGSEYSDPVMTHVGIAHTRWATHGVPCERNSHPHRSDDTNAFVVVHNGIITNYNDVKTFLAKRGYEFESDTDTEVFAKLVHHLWKKHPNYSFRELVEQAILQVEGAFAIAVKSKYFPGECVASRRSSPLLVGIKTKTRLATDHIPILYGKDVDSGKPQVLPRSDSTSEFMPLEEKEVEYFFASDASAVIEHTNRVIYLEDDDVAAVRDGTLSIHRLKKSLDDPHAREITTLKMEIQQIMKGNYDYFMQKEIFEQPDSVVNTMRGRVRFDGNAIVLGGIKDYIPEIKRCRRLMLIGCGTSYHSAVATRQLLEELTELPVMVELASDFLDRNTPIFRDDVCFFISQSGETADTLMALRYCKQRGALIVGITNTVGSSICRESHCGVHINAGPEIGVASTKAYTSQFISLVMFALVMSEDRLSLQTRRLEILQALSKLADQIREVLKLDSKVQELAKDLYQHKSLLIMGRGYNFATCLEGALKVKELTYMHSEGIMAGELKHGPLALVDDSMPVLMIVLRDPVYVKCMNALQQVTSRKGCPVIICEEGDEETKAFSSRHLEIPRTVDCLQGILTVIPMQLLSYHIAVLRGCDVDCPRNLAKSVTVE; this is translated from the exons ATGTGTG GAATTTTTGCATATCTAAATTACCTGACGCCCAAGTCTCGCCAGGAAGTGTTGGATCTTTTGGTGACAGGGCTTAAGCGATTGGAATACCGTGGTTATGACTCCACTGGCGTGGCCATCGACTCACCTGATAACAAGAATATTGTAATGGTTAAGCGCACTGGCAAGGTCAAGGTGCTAGAGGATGCCATTCAAGAGC TTTTTAGCGGTAGCGAGTACAGTGACCCAGTGATGACGCATGTGGGTATTGCCCACACACGTTGGGCAACTCACGGTGTGCCCTGTGAAAGGAACTCTCATCCACACCGCTCCGATGATACCAATGCGTTCGTTGTAGTCCACAATGGCATTATCACCAACTACAATGATGTGAAGACCTTCTTGGCCAAGAGAGGCTACGAATTCGAATCGGACACAGACACTGAAGTGTTTGCCAAGCTTGTCCATCACTTGTGGAAAAAGCATCCAAATTACTCGTTCCGGGAACTCGTCGAGCAGGCCATTCTACAAGTG GAAGGCGCATTTGCCATTGCCGTAAAGTCCAAGTATTTCCCCGGTGAATGTGTTGCCTCGCGCAGAAGCTCTCCCCTTTTGGTTGGTATTAAGACAAAGACTCGTCTGGCCACCGATCATATTCCCATTTTGTATGGCAAAG ACGTCGACTCCGGCAAGCCTCAAG TTTTGCCCCGTTCGGACAGTACATCTGAATTTATGCCCCTCGAAGAGAAGGAAGTGGAATATTTCTTTGCCTCAGATGCCTCAGCTGTTATCGAGCACACGAATCGTGTTATTTACCTCGAG GACGATGATGTCGCCGCTGTACGTGATGGAACCCTAAGCATTCATCGCTTGAAGAAGAGTCTGGATGACCCACATGCACGTGAGATCACCACCCTCAAAATGGAGATCCAACAGATCATGAAGGGCAACTATGACTACTTCATGCAAAAGGAGATTTTCGAGCAACCCGACTCTGTGGTCAACACCATGCGTGGCCGTGTCCGCTTTGATGGCAACGCCATTGTCTTGGGTGGCATCAAGGACTACATTCCTGAGATTAAGCGCTGTCGCCGCCTTATGTTAATTGGTTGCGGCACATCGTATCACAGTGCAGTGGCTACCAGACAGCTGCTCGAAGAACTGACTGAATTGCCAGTCATGGTGGAGCTTGCCTCCGATTTTCTTGATCGTAATACACCTATTTTCCGTGATGATGTTTGCTTCTTCATCTCACAGTCTGGCGAGACAGCCGACACATTGATGGCCCTGCGATACTGCAAACAGCGGGGAGCCCTTATTGTGGGCATTACCAACACGGTGGGCAGCAGTATCTGTCGCGAATCACATTGCGGAGTCCATATCAATGCTGGGCCAGAAATCGGTGTTGCCTCAACTAAGGCTTACACTTCACAGTTCATTTCGTTGGTTATGTTCGCATTGGTCATGTCCGAGGATAGGTTATCGCTTCAAACTCGTCGCCTGGAGATTCTTCAGGCCTTGTCCAAGCTGGCAGATCAGATTCGCGAAGTCCTAAAGTTGGACTCAAAGGTTCAAGAGTTGGCAAAGGATCTGTATCAGCACAAGTCTCTGCTGATTATGGGTCGTGGCTACAATTTCGCCACATGTCTGGAAGGAGCTTTG AAAGTAAAAGAGTTGACCTACATGCACAGTGAGGGAATTATGGCCGGAGAGCTGAAGCATGGACCCCTTGCTCTTGTCGATGATTCTATGCCAGTGCTAATGATCGTATTGCGCGATCCTGTTTATGTCAAATGCATGAATGCTCTTCAGCAGGTTACCTCACGCAAGGGATGCCCTGTGATTATTTGCGAAGAGGGAGACGAGGAGACAAAGGCATTCTCATCACGTCACTTGGAGATTCCCCGCACCGTTGACTGTCTACAGGGAATTCTGACAGTTATTCCCATGCAGCTGCTATCCTACCACATTGCCGTACTCCGTGGCTGTGATGTTGACTGCCCACGTAACTTGGCCAAGTCGGTGACGGTCGAGTAA
- the LOC6650953 gene encoding glutamine--fructose-6-phosphate aminotransferase [isomerizing] 2 isoform X2 yields MCGIFAYLNYLTPKSRQEVLDLLVTGLKRLEYRGYDSTGVAIDSPDNKNIVMVKRTGKVKVLEDAIQELFSGSEYSDPVMTHVGIAHTRWATHGVPCERNSHPHRSDDTNAFVVVHNGIITNYNDVKTFLAKRGYEFESDTDTEVFAKLVHHLWKKHPNYSFRELVEQAILQVEGAFAIAVKSKYFPGECVASRRSSPLLVGIKTKTRLATDHIPILYGKDVDSGKPQELRPHGQTRELPVLPRSDSTSEFMPLEEKEVEYFFASDASAVIEHTNRVIYLEDDDVAAVRDGTLSIHRLKKSLDDPHAREITTLKMEIQQIMKGNYDYFMQKEIFEQPDSVVNTMRGRVRFDGNAIVLGGIKDYIPEIKRCRRLMLIGCGTSYHSAVATRQLLEELTELPVMVELASDFLDRNTPIFRDDVCFFISQSGETADTLMALRYCKQRGALIVGITNTVGSSICRESHCGVHINAGPEIGVASTKAYTSQFISLVMFALVMSEDRLSLQTRRLEILQALSKLADQIREVLKLDSKVQELAKDLYQHKSLLIMGRGYNFATCLEGALKVKELTYMHSEGIMAGELKHGPLALVDDSMPVLMIVLRDPVYVKCMNALQQVTSRKGCPVIICEEGDEETKAFSSRHLEIPRTVDCLQGILTVIPMQLLSYHIAVLRGCDVDCPRNLAKSVTVE; encoded by the exons ATGTGTG GAATTTTTGCATATCTAAATTACCTGACGCCCAAGTCTCGCCAGGAAGTGTTGGATCTTTTGGTGACAGGGCTTAAGCGATTGGAATACCGTGGTTATGACTCCACTGGCGTGGCCATCGACTCACCTGATAACAAGAATATTGTAATGGTTAAGCGCACTGGCAAGGTCAAGGTGCTAGAGGATGCCATTCAAGAGC TTTTTAGCGGTAGCGAGTACAGTGACCCAGTGATGACGCATGTGGGTATTGCCCACACACGTTGGGCAACTCACGGTGTGCCCTGTGAAAGGAACTCTCATCCACACCGCTCCGATGATACCAATGCGTTCGTTGTAGTCCACAATGGCATTATCACCAACTACAATGATGTGAAGACCTTCTTGGCCAAGAGAGGCTACGAATTCGAATCGGACACAGACACTGAAGTGTTTGCCAAGCTTGTCCATCACTTGTGGAAAAAGCATCCAAATTACTCGTTCCGGGAACTCGTCGAGCAGGCCATTCTACAAGTG GAAGGCGCATTTGCCATTGCCGTAAAGTCCAAGTATTTCCCCGGTGAATGTGTTGCCTCGCGCAGAAGCTCTCCCCTTTTGGTTGGTATTAAGACAAAGACTCGTCTGGCCACCGATCATATTCCCATTTTGTATGGCAAAG ACGTCGACTCCGGCAAGCCTCAAG aATTGCGTCCACATGGACAAACTCGTGAATTGCCAGTTTTGCCCCGTTCGGACAGTACATCTGAATTTATGCCCCTCGAAGAGAAGGAAGTGGAATATTTCTTTGCCTCAGATGCCTCAGCTGTTATCGAGCACACGAATCGTGTTATTTACCTCGAG GACGATGATGTCGCCGCTGTACGTGATGGAACCCTAAGCATTCATCGCTTGAAGAAGAGTCTGGATGACCCACATGCACGTGAGATCACCACCCTCAAAATGGAGATCCAACAGATCATGAAGGGCAACTATGACTACTTCATGCAAAAGGAGATTTTCGAGCAACCCGACTCTGTGGTCAACACCATGCGTGGCCGTGTCCGCTTTGATGGCAACGCCATTGTCTTGGGTGGCATCAAGGACTACATTCCTGAGATTAAGCGCTGTCGCCGCCTTATGTTAATTGGTTGCGGCACATCGTATCACAGTGCAGTGGCTACCAGACAGCTGCTCGAAGAACTGACTGAATTGCCAGTCATGGTGGAGCTTGCCTCCGATTTTCTTGATCGTAATACACCTATTTTCCGTGATGATGTTTGCTTCTTCATCTCACAGTCTGGCGAGACAGCCGACACATTGATGGCCCTGCGATACTGCAAACAGCGGGGAGCCCTTATTGTGGGCATTACCAACACGGTGGGCAGCAGTATCTGTCGCGAATCACATTGCGGAGTCCATATCAATGCTGGGCCAGAAATCGGTGTTGCCTCAACTAAGGCTTACACTTCACAGTTCATTTCGTTGGTTATGTTCGCATTGGTCATGTCCGAGGATAGGTTATCGCTTCAAACTCGTCGCCTGGAGATTCTTCAGGCCTTGTCCAAGCTGGCAGATCAGATTCGCGAAGTCCTAAAGTTGGACTCAAAGGTTCAAGAGTTGGCAAAGGATCTGTATCAGCACAAGTCTCTGCTGATTATGGGTCGTGGCTACAATTTCGCCACATGTCTGGAAGGAGCTTTG AAAGTAAAAGAGTTGACCTACATGCACAGTGAGGGAATTATGGCCGGAGAGCTGAAGCATGGACCCCTTGCTCTTGTCGATGATTCTATGCCAGTGCTAATGATCGTATTGCGCGATCCTGTTTATGTCAAATGCATGAATGCTCTTCAGCAGGTTACCTCACGCAAGGGATGCCCTGTGATTATTTGCGAAGAGGGAGACGAGGAGACAAAGGCATTCTCATCACGTCACTTGGAGATTCCCCGCACCGTTGACTGTCTACAGGGAATTCTGACAGTTATTCCCATGCAGCTGCTATCCTACCACATTGCCGTACTCCGTGGCTGTGATGTTGACTGCCCACGTAACTTGGCCAAGTCGGTGACGGTCGAGTAA
- the LOC6650953 gene encoding glutamine--fructose-6-phosphate aminotransferase [isomerizing] 2 isoform X3, which produces MCGIFAYLNYLTPKSRQEVLDLLVTGLKRLEYRGYDSTGVAIDSPDNKNIVMVKRTGKVKVLEDAIQELFSGSEYSDPVMTHVGIAHTRWATHGVPCERNSHPHRSDDTNAFVVVHNGIITNYNDVKTFLAKRGYEFESDTDTEVFAKLVHHLWKKHPNYSFRELVEQAILQVEGAFAIAVKSKYFPGECVASRRSSPLLVGIKTKTRLATDHIPILYGKDDKTPISDQDVDSGKPQVLPRSDSTSEFMPLEEKEVEYFFASDASAVIEHTNRVIYLEDDDVAAVRDGTLSIHRLKKSLDDPHAREITTLKMEIQQIMKGNYDYFMQKEIFEQPDSVVNTMRGRVRFDGNAIVLGGIKDYIPEIKRCRRLMLIGCGTSYHSAVATRQLLEELTELPVMVELASDFLDRNTPIFRDDVCFFISQSGETADTLMALRYCKQRGALIVGITNTVGSSICRESHCGVHINAGPEIGVASTKAYTSQFISLVMFALVMSEDRLSLQTRRLEILQALSKLADQIREVLKLDSKVQELAKDLYQHKSLLIMGRGYNFATCLEGALKVKELTYMHSEGIMAGELKHGPLALVDDSMPVLMIVLRDPVYVKCMNALQQVTSRKGCPVIICEEGDEETKAFSSRHLEIPRTVDCLQGILTVIPMQLLSYHIAVLRGCDVDCPRNLAKSVTVE; this is translated from the exons ATGTGTG GAATTTTTGCATATCTAAATTACCTGACGCCCAAGTCTCGCCAGGAAGTGTTGGATCTTTTGGTGACAGGGCTTAAGCGATTGGAATACCGTGGTTATGACTCCACTGGCGTGGCCATCGACTCACCTGATAACAAGAATATTGTAATGGTTAAGCGCACTGGCAAGGTCAAGGTGCTAGAGGATGCCATTCAAGAGC TTTTTAGCGGTAGCGAGTACAGTGACCCAGTGATGACGCATGTGGGTATTGCCCACACACGTTGGGCAACTCACGGTGTGCCCTGTGAAAGGAACTCTCATCCACACCGCTCCGATGATACCAATGCGTTCGTTGTAGTCCACAATGGCATTATCACCAACTACAATGATGTGAAGACCTTCTTGGCCAAGAGAGGCTACGAATTCGAATCGGACACAGACACTGAAGTGTTTGCCAAGCTTGTCCATCACTTGTGGAAAAAGCATCCAAATTACTCGTTCCGGGAACTCGTCGAGCAGGCCATTCTACAAGTG GAAGGCGCATTTGCCATTGCCGTAAAGTCCAAGTATTTCCCCGGTGAATGTGTTGCCTCGCGCAGAAGCTCTCCCCTTTTGGTTGGTATTAAGACAAAGACTCGTCTGGCCACCGATCATATTCCCATTTTGTATGGCAAAG ATGACAAGACGCCAATCTCTGACCAAG ACGTCGACTCCGGCAAGCCTCAAG TTTTGCCCCGTTCGGACAGTACATCTGAATTTATGCCCCTCGAAGAGAAGGAAGTGGAATATTTCTTTGCCTCAGATGCCTCAGCTGTTATCGAGCACACGAATCGTGTTATTTACCTCGAG GACGATGATGTCGCCGCTGTACGTGATGGAACCCTAAGCATTCATCGCTTGAAGAAGAGTCTGGATGACCCACATGCACGTGAGATCACCACCCTCAAAATGGAGATCCAACAGATCATGAAGGGCAACTATGACTACTTCATGCAAAAGGAGATTTTCGAGCAACCCGACTCTGTGGTCAACACCATGCGTGGCCGTGTCCGCTTTGATGGCAACGCCATTGTCTTGGGTGGCATCAAGGACTACATTCCTGAGATTAAGCGCTGTCGCCGCCTTATGTTAATTGGTTGCGGCACATCGTATCACAGTGCAGTGGCTACCAGACAGCTGCTCGAAGAACTGACTGAATTGCCAGTCATGGTGGAGCTTGCCTCCGATTTTCTTGATCGTAATACACCTATTTTCCGTGATGATGTTTGCTTCTTCATCTCACAGTCTGGCGAGACAGCCGACACATTGATGGCCCTGCGATACTGCAAACAGCGGGGAGCCCTTATTGTGGGCATTACCAACACGGTGGGCAGCAGTATCTGTCGCGAATCACATTGCGGAGTCCATATCAATGCTGGGCCAGAAATCGGTGTTGCCTCAACTAAGGCTTACACTTCACAGTTCATTTCGTTGGTTATGTTCGCATTGGTCATGTCCGAGGATAGGTTATCGCTTCAAACTCGTCGCCTGGAGATTCTTCAGGCCTTGTCCAAGCTGGCAGATCAGATTCGCGAAGTCCTAAAGTTGGACTCAAAGGTTCAAGAGTTGGCAAAGGATCTGTATCAGCACAAGTCTCTGCTGATTATGGGTCGTGGCTACAATTTCGCCACATGTCTGGAAGGAGCTTTG AAAGTAAAAGAGTTGACCTACATGCACAGTGAGGGAATTATGGCCGGAGAGCTGAAGCATGGACCCCTTGCTCTTGTCGATGATTCTATGCCAGTGCTAATGATCGTATTGCGCGATCCTGTTTATGTCAAATGCATGAATGCTCTTCAGCAGGTTACCTCACGCAAGGGATGCCCTGTGATTATTTGCGAAGAGGGAGACGAGGAGACAAAGGCATTCTCATCACGTCACTTGGAGATTCCCCGCACCGTTGACTGTCTACAGGGAATTCTGACAGTTATTCCCATGCAGCTGCTATCCTACCACATTGCCGTACTCCGTGGCTGTGATGTTGACTGCCCACGTAACTTGGCCAAGTCGGTGACGGTCGAGTAA